The segment TTTGAATGTTTTCATGAACCATGACATCCATCAGATACTGAACGATGAACCATATTTCCAAAGCAGAGTATCTCACTTTGGTTTCGTAATAGTACCCATAAGCGAGATTCAGTGAGGTGACCGCTTTGGTAATATCGCGGAAGAGATCTGCACGTGCATTCAGAATTCGTTTCTTATAAACAAAGGAATTCTTGTACGCATTCGCCTCGATCTTCGTGCCATCTACGAACTGAGTGTTCGGATCAATTCCAGTCTCGTTGATAATATCCAGGTTGAGATCCTTCATGAGGCTGTCAATGGATTCAGTGAGCTGATTCATCACACGCGAAAAGGCCATTTTACTGGGCATTTCCTGATTAGAGAGATAGATGAACCGGATATCGGTCCGACAGTGCTGGACGATATCTTCCAGGGAATAAATGCGATTCATGTAGGCAAAGAGAATGACTTTAACGAGCATACCTCTGTCATGACTGCGGGAGTTATTCGAACGGATTGGTTTCACATAACGGCTGAAGTTCACTCCTTTCACCGCACCGAGAAACGAATAAAGGGTGTCATCCTGAGGCACTTTGATAAAGAGATTAAGAGGCAGGGCCAGCTGAACAGCGTTATAATAAGTGCGCTGATCGGGTCCTTCGAAAACAAGATCAGCATTTTTCATACCTTAATTATACATGCAAGCATGTATTTAATCAACATGGATTTCAACTTTCTTGAACTTCTTTAACATCAGACCGCCGAAAAAGGAGCCATAACAGTCATTCAACTGTTACAGCCCCTTTTTTCTGAATTCGTACTGTGAACGGGTTTATCCCATTTTCCCGGGTATCAGGCCCGCAGCTGAGCACCCAGATCCTTCTTCAGACGCTCAACGATCGCCGAATGGACGGCATCGATTTCCGCATCCCGCAGCGTATGATCCGCCTGATATACCACATGGAGAGCGACCGACTTCATGCCTTCCGGAAGATTTGCGCCCTCATAGATATCGAAGATTTCTGCCGAAGCAACCATCTTCTTTCCTTCTTTGCGGATCGAGTTGAGCAGCTCTTCAGCCGTTGTCTTACGATCAACGACAACCGCAATATCACGCTCCACGCCCGGGAACTTCGGCAGCGCAGCGTACCGTACGTGGCCGACTTTGGCATTGTAGATCGCCTCCAGGCTCACCTCCGCGTATACCACCCGCTTCAGATCAAACTGCGCCGCATAGGTCGGATGAACTTCGCCGAAAAGGCCGATGAACTGATGATCCAGCCACAGTTCTGCACTGCGGTATGGATGATAGTGAACCGTATCCTTCCCATTGGGCTTAACGTCAAGACGGGCACCCGCAATGCCGAATCCCTGCAACAGATCCAGAAGAATCCCCTTGAGACTGTAGAAATCGCCATTGCGATCCAGATGATGCAGCGGATCATTCAGCACCTTTCCATCCAGAACGATAGCCAGACGCTCATCCCTTCTGCCCTTGGCATGGACCGTGGAAATCTCATAGAAATTATTGTCCGTATTGCCATGCGCCTCATTGTACTGCACGCACTCCAGAACGGAATTCATCAGTCCCGTACGAATCGTTGTCCGTGCCTCGCTCATCGGCATCGCAAGATCAATTGCTTCACCAAGCGGATTGGAAGTATCCTTTGCATACTTCTTTGATACAAGCGTATAGGTCACGATTTCATTCAGACCGTAAGCCATCGCCACGGAACGTACCTTGCGGCGCGCACGCTGCGCAGGCGAAAGCTGACCAACCGTCGCCGTCAGCTGCGGCAGCGTATAGCCCAGCGAATCAAAGCCGAGCAGACGGATGACTTCCTCATCCACATCGGCCGGCCCTTCCATGTCAATGCGCCAGCTTGGAATGTGGCAGGTAACCGTATCGCCATCCACTTCCGGCTTGAAATGCAGCCATTTCAGCGTTTCCGCCATCTGATCCATCGTAAAGGATGTCCCGAGCAGGCCGTTGCAATGCGACAGCGTCTCCTTGATGACAAGCGGCCTGTAATCACAATGACCCGCTTCCACCGTTTCCTCAATACCGTCGGCGCCGCCGTATTCTTTCAGCAGCTGAACGGCACGATCCATCGCACGCTGGCAGGCGGTCATATCGATTTCCTTCGTGAAGCGCGCTGCCGCTTCCGTGATCAGGTTCAGCCGAATCGACGTATGACGAATCGAGGCATGATCGAAATGCGCCGCCTCCAGGAAAAGACCGCTCGTATTTTCATCGATCATCGATTCTTCGCCGCCCATGACGCCGGCGATTCCGGTCGGCTCATCGCCGTTGAGAATCAAGAGATCGCCTTTCTTGATTTCAAACTGTGCACCATCGAGAGCCGTCATCGTCAGCTCACGATCATCGGCCACCGTGATTTCATGAACCGGCAGCTTGGCAAGATCATAGAAATGCATCGGCTGCCCGGTCTCAAGCATCACAAAGTTGGAGATATCAACCAGATTGTTGATGGAATTCATGCCTGCCGCACGCAGACAGTCAGCCATCCATTTCGGGCTCGGTCCAACCTTGACATGGTTGATGACCTTGCCGAGATACCAGGAGCACTTGTCCGTCTTTGTGGCAACCTTGAAATCCGAAGGCGAACCTTCCTTCGCCGCCCCTTTGCACTGCGGCAGCGTTACATTGCGGTGAAGAATGGCGCCGATTTCCACGGCCATGTTCCACATCGCCGAGCAGTCGGCACGGTTCGGCGTCAAAGACACATCGAGAATCACATCATCGAGGCCGAGATACTTCAGAACATCCTTTTCACCTACCGGTGCATCGGCAGGCAGCTCTTCAATGCCGTCGATCTGTTCCTGACGCAGCGTCTTCCTGTCAACGCCAAGCTCAAACAGAGCACACAACATGCCGTTGGATTCGATGCCGTGAAGCGGACGCGCCTCAATCACGCCGCCCGGAAGACGTGCCCCCGGCGTGGCGACGATGACCTTCAATCCCCGGCGGCAGTTGGGTGCGCCGCAGACAATCTGCAGCGTCTGCGTATCCGAAATTCTGACCTGCGTCTTATGGAGATGGGTACCTTCCACATCTTCGCATTCCATGACCTCGCCGATGACAAGACCGTCCGCATCTGCCAGACGTTCAATGCCTTCCACTTCCAGGCCGGCATTGGTCATGCGTTCAGCCAGCTGCTCGGGCGTGACACCGTTGAGATCTACATATTTGGAAATCCAGTTATAACTCAGTTTCATGTCAGTCCACCTCCCGCTCAGTCAAACCGGTTGAAATTCTTCAGGAAACGCTTGTCATCGGTATAGAAGCTGCGGATATCATCGATGCCGTATTTGAGCATGGCAACACGCTCCAGACCTACGCCGAAGGCGAAGCCGGAACATTTTGCAGGATCAAAGCCGTTCATCTCGAGCACATGCGGATGTACCATGCCGGCGCCGAGGATTTCGATCCATCCCGAACCCTTGCAGATGGAGCAGCCCTTGCCACCGCAGAACGGACAGGAAACATCGACTTCCACCGACGGTTCCGTGAACGGGAAGTAGGAAGGACGGAAACGGATCTGGCGACCTTCACCGAACATGCGGTCCGCCATGAACTTGAGCGTTCCCTTGAGATCCGCCAGCGTCACATGTTCGCCAACGACCAGACCTTCACACTGCATGAACTGATGCGAATGGGTCGCGTCATCGTCGTCGCGGCGGTACACCTTGCCCGGGCAGATCAGCTTGATCGGCAGCTGACCGTGCGCCGCTTCGAGCTCACGCATCTGAATGGCTGTCGTATGCGTACGCAGCAGCGTATTGGGATCAATGTAGAAGGTATCCTGCATATCGCGTGCCGGGTGGTCCTTCGGAATGTTGGCAAGCTCAAAGTTATAATAATCCTGTTCCACTTCCGGACCTTCGGCAACCTTGTAGCCCATGCCGATGAACAGATCCTCAAGCTCCTGCTGGATCATCATCAGCGGATGCATCGTTCCGTACGTGCGCTGATCGCCAGCCAGCGTAATGTCGATCTTCTCTTCTTCCAGGCGTTTATTGAGCTCAAGGACGCTCAATGCCTTCTGACGCTCGTCCAGAGCGCCTGCGATCGCCTGCTTGCACACATTGACCTTCTGGCCATAGGCAGGCTTCTCTTCCTTGGGAAGCTCGCGCATCGCATTCATCAGATCCTGGACAAGGCCCTTCTTGCCAAGATATTTGATGCGGATGTTCTTGAGATCTTCCAGATTTCCGGCAGCTTCGATTTCCCTGACTGCCTGTGACTGCAATTCTTCTGTCGTCATACCTTCCTCCAATAAAAAACGTTCCCGAATCATATCCAGGAACGTCAGTAACGCGGTACCATCC is part of the Galactobacillus timonensis genome and harbors:
- the pheT gene encoding phenylalanine--tRNA ligase subunit beta, with the protein product MKLSYNWISKYVDLNGVTPEQLAERMTNAGLEVEGIERLADADGLVIGEVMECEDVEGTHLHKTQVRISDTQTLQIVCGAPNCRRGLKVIVATPGARLPGGVIEARPLHGIESNGMLCALFELGVDRKTLRQEQIDGIEELPADAPVGEKDVLKYLGLDDVILDVSLTPNRADCSAMWNMAVEIGAILHRNVTLPQCKGAAKEGSPSDFKVATKTDKCSWYLGKVINHVKVGPSPKWMADCLRAAGMNSINNLVDISNFVMLETGQPMHFYDLAKLPVHEITVADDRELTMTALDGAQFEIKKGDLLILNGDEPTGIAGVMGGEESMIDENTSGLFLEAAHFDHASIRHTSIRLNLITEAAARFTKEIDMTACQRAMDRAVQLLKEYGGADGIEETVEAGHCDYRPLVIKETLSHCNGLLGTSFTMDQMAETLKWLHFKPEVDGDTVTCHIPSWRIDMEGPADVDEEVIRLLGFDSLGYTLPQLTATVGQLSPAQRARRKVRSVAMAYGLNEIVTYTLVSKKYAKDTSNPLGEAIDLAMPMSEARTTIRTGLMNSVLECVQYNEAHGNTDNNFYEISTVHAKGRRDERLAIVLDGKVLNDPLHHLDRNGDFYSLKGILLDLLQGFGIAGARLDVKPNGKDTVHYHPYRSAELWLDHQFIGLFGEVHPTYAAQFDLKRVVYAEVSLEAIYNAKVGHVRYAALPKFPGVERDIAVVVDRKTTAEELLNSIRKEGKKMVASAEIFDIYEGANLPEGMKSVALHVVYQADHTLRDAEIDAVHSAIVERLKKDLGAQLRA
- the pheS gene encoding phenylalanine--tRNA ligase subunit alpha — its product is MTTEELQSQAVREIEAAGNLEDLKNIRIKYLGKKGLVQDLMNAMRELPKEEKPAYGQKVNVCKQAIAGALDERQKALSVLELNKRLEEEKIDITLAGDQRTYGTMHPLMMIQQELEDLFIGMGYKVAEGPEVEQDYYNFELANIPKDHPARDMQDTFYIDPNTLLRTHTTAIQMRELEAAHGQLPIKLICPGKVYRRDDDDATHSHQFMQCEGLVVGEHVTLADLKGTLKFMADRMFGEGRQIRFRPSYFPFTEPSVEVDVSCPFCGGKGCSICKGSGWIEILGAGMVHPHVLEMNGFDPAKCSGFAFGVGLERVAMLKYGIDDIRSFYTDDKRFLKNFNRFD